The Agromyces mangrovi genome contains a region encoding:
- a CDS encoding YdeI/OmpD-associated family protein, which produces MTAQIGTPGGTPERPALFFSGPAEFRDWLEANHETETELWMGLYKKHVPDRGLTWEEAVPEALCFGWIDSVGQRIDDDARRQRWTPRKRTSVWSAVNIALVEQLTAEGRMRPAGTAAFEGRRADQATGYSSETLLTELPPEYAEQLAASAPATAFWNAATPSYRKTVTNWVLTAKQQATRDRRLQQVIDDSAAGRLVSFQRYGDEPKWVERAAAAARAES; this is translated from the coding sequence ATGACCGCCCAGATCGGCACGCCCGGCGGCACGCCCGAGCGCCCAGCGCTGTTCTTCTCGGGGCCGGCCGAGTTCCGCGACTGGCTCGAGGCGAACCACGAGACCGAGACCGAGCTCTGGATGGGGCTCTACAAGAAGCACGTTCCCGACCGTGGCCTCACGTGGGAGGAGGCCGTGCCCGAGGCGCTGTGCTTCGGCTGGATCGACTCGGTCGGGCAGCGCATCGACGACGACGCCCGGCGCCAGCGCTGGACCCCGCGCAAGCGCACGAGCGTGTGGTCGGCCGTGAACATCGCGCTCGTCGAGCAGCTGACGGCAGAGGGGCGGATGCGACCTGCCGGCACCGCCGCGTTCGAGGGCCGGCGTGCCGACCAGGCCACCGGGTACTCGTCGGAGACGCTGCTCACGGAACTGCCGCCCGAGTACGCCGAGCAGCTCGCGGCATCCGCCCCCGCCACCGCCTTCTGGAACGCGGCGACGCCTTCGTACCGCAAGACCGTGACCAACTGGGTGCTCACCGCGAAGCAGCAGGCGACCCGCGACCGGCGGCTCCAGCAGGTCATCGACGACAGCGCCGCTGGCCGGCTGGTGTCGTTCCAGCGCTACGGCGACGAGCCGAAGTGGGTCGAACGGGCTGCTGCGGCGGCGCGCGCGGAGTCGTAG
- a CDS encoding 4'-phosphopantetheinyl transferase family protein, with protein MTMLVVLSEADASGERSATGDDGPGILDRLGASDRRRVDAATAAQRARFLAGRRAALTAASRLARVPAGAFTIDAACPRCGGTHGRPTVTGPGRPVHVSIAHAAGRAFAVAAFSPVGIDAEPLDTPSPRLDAARALTGGGRGDPLARWTRVEAVLKADGRGLEVDPAEVRFGLRGARIDSTGTRYRVRTIRREGCVVATAVAD; from the coding sequence ATGACCATGCTGGTCGTCCTCAGCGAAGCGGATGCCTCCGGCGAGCGCAGCGCCACGGGCGACGACGGTCCGGGCATCCTCGATCGCCTCGGGGCATCCGACCGCCGCAGGGTCGACGCCGCGACCGCCGCACAGCGCGCCCGTTTCCTCGCCGGGCGCCGGGCGGCGCTCACCGCGGCATCGCGCCTCGCCCGCGTTCCGGCCGGCGCGTTCACGATCGACGCGGCGTGCCCCCGCTGCGGCGGCACGCACGGGCGCCCGACGGTCACCGGTCCGGGCCGGCCGGTGCACGTCTCGATCGCGCACGCCGCCGGCCGCGCCTTCGCCGTGGCCGCGTTCTCGCCCGTGGGCATCGACGCCGAGCCCTTGGACACCCCGTCGCCCCGCCTCGACGCGGCGCGGGCGCTCACCGGCGGGGGCCGGGGCGACCCGCTCGCGCGGTGGACGCGGGTCGAGGCCGTGCTGAAGGCCGACGGGCGCGGGCTCGAGGTCGATCCCGCCGAGGTGCGGTTCGGCCTGCGCGGCGCCCGTATCGACAGCACCGGCACGCGCTACCGCGTGCGCACGATCCGCCGGGAGGGCTGCGTGGTTGCGACGGCGGTCGCGGACTGA
- a CDS encoding LacI family DNA-binding transcriptional regulator encodes MPAARTTTRRPSMADVARLAGVSTQTVSRYFTGTGYVGDDTRERVAEAIDELGYRRNLSARNLRAARTDTIGVLTMGALNYGAASVLTGLSLAAREAEVTLSISQLDLDFEAIGWEAEARRALDHFLSIPVDGIIVSTPIRDADAMLGDIEQSTPVVVVSERPILPEHAATMHSYTAGHQATRHLIELGHRRILHVAGPGTRNEAQAREQGYRDALAEDALEPLVAGDATDWNAGSGHRAGLAADPDAFTAVFAANDELALGFMSAMDRRGIRAPGDYSIVGVDDMPSAAFFSPPLTTMRLDFRELGVQTFRMLHQEIVTGEKPHHFVLEPELIVRESTRPPA; translated from the coding sequence ATGCCCGCAGCGCGCACGACCACCCGCCGCCCGAGCATGGCCGACGTCGCCCGACTCGCCGGCGTCTCGACGCAGACCGTCTCCCGCTACTTCACGGGCACCGGCTACGTCGGCGACGACACGCGCGAACGCGTCGCCGAGGCGATCGACGAGCTCGGCTACCGCCGCAACCTCTCGGCGCGCAACCTCCGGGCGGCACGCACCGACACCATCGGCGTGCTCACCATGGGCGCGCTCAACTACGGCGCCGCGAGCGTGCTCACGGGCCTCAGCCTCGCCGCGCGCGAGGCGGAGGTGACGTTGTCGATCAGTCAGCTCGACCTCGACTTCGAGGCGATCGGCTGGGAGGCCGAGGCGCGCCGCGCGCTCGACCACTTCCTGTCGATCCCGGTCGACGGCATCATCGTGTCGACGCCCATCCGCGACGCCGACGCCATGCTGGGCGACATCGAGCAGTCGACCCCGGTCGTCGTGGTCTCCGAGCGCCCGATCCTGCCCGAGCACGCCGCCACCATGCACTCGTACACCGCGGGCCACCAGGCGACCCGGCACCTGATCGAGCTGGGCCACCGGCGCATCCTGCACGTCGCCGGCCCCGGCACCCGCAACGAGGCCCAGGCCCGTGAGCAGGGCTACCGCGACGCGCTCGCCGAGGACGCCCTCGAGCCACTCGTCGCCGGCGACGCCACCGACTGGAACGCCGGTTCGGGCCACCGCGCGGGGCTCGCCGCCGACCCCGACGCCTTCACCGCGGTGTTCGCCGCGAACGACGAGCTCGCGCTCGGCTTCATGAGCGCGATGGATCGCCGCGGCATCCGCGCCCCCGGCGACTACTCGATCGTCGGCGTCGACGACATGCCCTCGGCCGCGTTCTTCTCACCGCCGCTGACGACCATGCGACTCGACTTCCGCGAGCTCGGCGTGCAGACGTTCCGCATGCTGCACCAGGAGATCGTCACGGGCGAGAAGCCCCACCACTTCGTGCTCGAGCCCGAACTCATCGTGCGCGAGTCGACCCGCCCGCCGGCCTGA
- a CDS encoding nucleoside hydrolase, translated as MTQVPGPEFRTQGFDVPTWRLGAAPWQAIPSHGPARQRVILDNDFSGDPDDLYQLVHHLLSPNVDVRAVIGSHLREGDPFDPGPDTARNAVAVAEYVFAQMGLASTECIHEGANAPLVDRSTPQHSAAAQAIVDEAMRDDERPLFFLAGGGLTDLASAYLIEPRIAERMTVVWIGGLEHEGLASPPPDAMPIEYNLLIDLVAGQVVFNDSDLTIWQVPRDVYRQCLVSDAELRLRVAATGPLGRYLYDEIALVMTRAAEQGRGPAETYALGDSPLVLLTALQSLFEADSSSSKHVVRPTPALADDGTYVEVPDARDMRVYTWVDVRLMFEDFYLKLDEFSRWQAAGS; from the coding sequence ATGACTCAGGTACCCGGCCCCGAATTCCGCACGCAGGGGTTCGACGTTCCGACGTGGAGGCTCGGCGCCGCGCCCTGGCAGGCGATCCCGTCGCACGGCCCGGCCCGGCAGCGCGTCATCCTCGACAACGACTTCTCGGGCGACCCCGACGACCTGTACCAGCTCGTCCACCACCTCCTCTCGCCGAACGTCGACGTGCGTGCGGTGATCGGCTCGCACCTGCGCGAGGGCGACCCGTTCGACCCGGGCCCCGACACCGCGCGCAACGCCGTCGCCGTCGCCGAGTACGTGTTCGCGCAGATGGGGCTCGCCTCGACCGAGTGCATCCACGAGGGCGCGAACGCCCCGCTGGTCGACCGCAGCACCCCGCAGCATTCGGCGGCCGCGCAGGCGATCGTCGACGAGGCGATGCGCGACGACGAGCGCCCGCTGTTCTTCCTCGCCGGGGGCGGGCTCACCGACCTGGCGTCCGCCTATCTCATCGAGCCCCGCATCGCGGAGCGCATGACGGTCGTCTGGATCGGCGGGCTCGAGCACGAGGGGCTCGCCTCCCCGCCACCGGACGCGATGCCGATCGAGTACAACCTCCTTATCGACCTCGTCGCGGGCCAGGTCGTCTTCAACGACTCCGACCTGACCATCTGGCAGGTGCCGCGTGATGTGTACCGCCAGTGCCTGGTCTCTGACGCAGAGCTGCGCCTGCGGGTCGCCGCGACCGGGCCGCTCGGCCGGTATCTGTACGACGAGATCGCGCTGGTCATGACGCGCGCGGCCGAGCAGGGACGTGGGCCGGCCGAGACCTACGCGCTCGGCGACTCGCCGCTGGTGCTGCTCACGGCGCTGCAGTCGCTCTTCGAGGCCGACTCGTCGTCGAGCAAGCACGTCGTGCGCCCGACCCCGGCGCTCGCGGACGACGGCACGTACGTCGAGGTTCCGGATGCCCGGGACATGCGCGTCTACACCTGGGTCGACGTCCGGCTCATGTTCGAGGACTTCTACCTCAAGCTCGACGAGTTCAGCCGTTGGCAGGCGGCGGGCTCGTGA
- a CDS encoding ABC transporter substrate-binding protein, with protein sequence MMQLNRSWGTVAMGAAAVMVLAGCTAGGSDDDGSTELTVWLPTQEETQATAMDGLISAFEEANPGITVSVEERAVDPHKEALRQAAGTGTGPDLYWYWEGSGLGGELVDVGVSLDLTDYYAEYGWEDRFTPASLGGITQYGGFHGVPWTQQGEGLYYSKSLFAEAGIDTPPTTYDELVEAADALVDAGVVPMSLGGTVNWHVMRLLDALIETKCGADVADELNTGDGDWGAEPCVTEAFTELKTWGDQYLSDGFMGISNDDASQLFYTGESAMQFEGTWFNANVVENGMDAEDIGIIMFPTGTDRLYGFGEAYYISAESEHPDEAALFLDFITSTEGQEIAGSAWAALSVNAEVPVSTENPLNEVWAGLFNEAAGIYTNNDQNFSTAETTEYWRIQNSVITGDIDPADAGAEFQAYRDANG encoded by the coding sequence ATGATGCAACTCAATCGATCATGGGGCACCGTGGCCATGGGAGCGGCCGCCGTCATGGTGCTGGCCGGATGCACCGCCGGAGGGTCCGACGACGACGGAAGCACCGAGCTGACCGTCTGGCTGCCCACGCAGGAGGAGACCCAGGCGACCGCGATGGACGGGCTCATCTCGGCCTTCGAGGAGGCGAACCCGGGCATCACCGTCAGCGTCGAGGAGCGGGCCGTCGACCCGCACAAGGAGGCGCTGCGCCAGGCCGCCGGCACCGGCACCGGCCCCGACCTGTACTGGTACTGGGAGGGCTCGGGCCTCGGCGGCGAGCTCGTCGACGTGGGCGTGAGCCTCGACCTCACCGACTACTACGCGGAGTACGGCTGGGAGGACCGGTTCACCCCGGCATCGCTCGGCGGCATCACGCAGTACGGCGGATTCCACGGTGTGCCGTGGACCCAGCAGGGCGAGGGCCTCTACTACAGCAAGTCGCTGTTCGCCGAGGCGGGCATCGACACGCCTCCGACGACCTACGACGAGTTGGTCGAGGCCGCGGATGCGCTGGTCGACGCGGGCGTCGTGCCGATGAGCCTCGGCGGCACCGTGAACTGGCACGTCATGCGCCTGCTCGATGCGCTCATCGAGACAAAGTGCGGCGCCGACGTCGCCGACGAGCTGAACACCGGCGACGGCGACTGGGGTGCCGAGCCCTGCGTGACCGAGGCCTTCACCGAGCTGAAGACCTGGGGCGACCAGTACCTGAGCGACGGGTTCATGGGCATCAGCAACGACGACGCCAGCCAGCTGTTCTACACGGGCGAGTCGGCGATGCAGTTCGAGGGCACCTGGTTCAACGCCAACGTGGTGGAGAACGGCATGGACGCCGAGGACATCGGCATCATCATGTTCCCGACGGGCACCGACCGCCTCTACGGGTTCGGCGAGGCGTACTACATCAGCGCCGAGTCGGAGCACCCGGACGAGGCCGCGCTGTTCCTCGACTTCATCACCTCGACCGAGGGCCAGGAGATCGCCGGTTCCGCGTGGGCGGCGCTGTCGGTCAACGCCGAGGTGCCCGTCTCGACGGAGAACCCGCTGAACGAGGTCTGGGCCGGCCTGTTCAACGAGGCCGCCGGCATCTACACGAACAACGACCAGAACTTCTCGACCGCCGAGACGACCGAGTACTGGCGCATCCAGAACTCGGTGATCACCGGCGACATCGACCCGGCCGACGCCGGGGCGGAGTTCCAGGCCTACCGGGACGCCAACGGGTAG
- a CDS encoding carbohydrate ABC transporter permease gives MTQTLSTKQAPPAPRQAAERRRPPRDWVGIGLWVALAVTALLWFLPLYLMFMTSVKSKPELNALPQWSLPQTWEWGNYASAIEIGDFWVTAGNSLLIAAIKVPLGLAIAAATAFALARIRFRGGRILLMFIAIGSMIPIQIGLGPLFSTMLDLGLLDSRMGLILPYLAFGIPYQVFVLYGFFRGVPDELEESARIDGASTFRIFWQIILPLAKPALAALFVLDFVATWNEYAMATTLLRSQDNWTIPLAVQSFSTQHGTDYGPMNAFIFMSAIPVLIVYLLFQRYFVQGALAGAVKG, from the coding sequence ATGACGCAGACGCTCTCCACGAAGCAGGCGCCGCCGGCGCCGCGGCAGGCCGCCGAGCGGCGCCGCCCGCCCCGCGACTGGGTCGGCATCGGGCTCTGGGTCGCGCTCGCCGTCACGGCGTTGCTGTGGTTCCTGCCGCTCTACCTCATGTTCATGACCTCGGTGAAGTCGAAGCCCGAGCTGAACGCCCTGCCGCAGTGGTCGCTGCCGCAGACCTGGGAGTGGGGCAACTACGCCTCCGCGATCGAGATCGGCGACTTCTGGGTCACTGCCGGCAACAGCCTGTTGATCGCCGCGATCAAGGTGCCGCTGGGTCTCGCCATCGCGGCGGCGACCGCGTTCGCGCTCGCGCGCATCCGCTTCCGCGGCGGTCGCATCCTGCTCATGTTCATCGCGATCGGGTCGATGATCCCGATCCAGATCGGCCTCGGCCCGCTGTTCAGCACGATGCTCGACCTCGGCCTGCTCGACTCGCGCATGGGCCTGATCCTGCCGTACCTCGCGTTCGGCATTCCGTACCAGGTCTTCGTGCTCTACGGCTTCTTCCGGGGAGTGCCCGACGAACTCGAGGAGTCGGCCCGCATCGACGGGGCATCGACGTTCCGCATCTTCTGGCAGATCATCCTGCCGCTGGCCAAGCCCGCGCTCGCGGCGCTGTTCGTGCTCGACTTCGTCGCGACCTGGAACGAGTACGCGATGGCGACGACACTGCTGCGCTCGCAGGACAACTGGACGATCCCGCTCGCGGTGCAGAGCTTCTCGACGCAGCACGGCACCGACTACGGCCCTATGAACGCCTTCATCTTCATGTCGGCGATCCCGGTGCTCATCGTCTACCTGCTCTTCCAGCGGTACTTCGTGCAGGGTGCGCTCGCCGGCGCGGTGAAGGGGTGA
- a CDS encoding glycoside hydrolase family 3 protein codes for MSDLDVPGPFGAPSTRDLLDLGIRHYNFADAPTAGEMARWHNEMQREALARPFGIPVLMSSDPRHAFTENPAMSHPVGPFSQWPEPLGLAAIGSDELVGEWASIVRDEYLAVGLRVALHPQVDLATEPRWTRVSGTFGEDVETVERLLVPYLEGLQGTELGPRSVSAMAKHYPGAGPQRDGLDPHFPESREQVYPGDRFRLHLRPFATAIEAGVTQLMPYYGLPVGAGVEEVGFSFNREVLTDVLRDELGYAGIVCADWWAPSRMPWGVEHLSYEDRLVQAIDAGVDQFGGEWRADVLLGLVESGRISERRVDVSVTRVLELMFRLGVFDEPFVDADAADAAVGRAPAREAGRRAQAAAHVLLEHAASGPARLPLGRGLRLYVEGMDPHAVDEFAEVVDDATQADVAVVRLVAPWEDFGDPGDLRSWFHSGSLDFSEQAIAHLRAIAAHVPVVVDVYLDRPAILAPIAEIATTLLVNFGATDGAVADVLFGAVRPEGRLPVEVPRSMEAVRASRSDVPFDSEAPRYPFGYGLELG; via the coding sequence ATGTCGGACCTGGATGTGCCCGGTCCGTTCGGCGCACCGTCGACGCGTGACCTGCTCGACCTCGGCATCCGGCACTACAACTTCGCCGACGCGCCGACCGCTGGTGAGATGGCTCGCTGGCACAACGAGATGCAGCGCGAAGCGCTCGCACGCCCGTTCGGCATTCCCGTGCTCATGTCGAGCGACCCGCGTCACGCATTCACCGAGAACCCTGCGATGTCGCACCCGGTGGGTCCGTTCTCGCAGTGGCCCGAGCCACTCGGACTTGCCGCCATCGGGTCGGATGAGCTGGTCGGGGAGTGGGCATCGATCGTGCGCGACGAGTACCTCGCGGTCGGTCTGCGTGTCGCGCTGCATCCGCAGGTCGACCTGGCGACCGAACCCCGCTGGACCCGCGTGAGCGGAACGTTCGGTGAGGACGTCGAGACCGTCGAGCGCCTGCTCGTGCCCTACCTCGAGGGATTGCAGGGTACCGAGCTCGGACCTCGGAGCGTCTCGGCCATGGCCAAGCACTACCCGGGGGCCGGCCCGCAGCGCGACGGCCTCGATCCGCACTTCCCCGAGTCGCGCGAGCAGGTGTACCCGGGCGACCGTTTCCGGCTCCACCTCCGCCCGTTCGCGACGGCGATCGAGGCTGGAGTGACCCAGCTGATGCCGTACTACGGGCTGCCCGTCGGTGCCGGCGTCGAGGAGGTCGGGTTCAGCTTCAACCGCGAGGTGCTCACGGACGTGCTCCGCGACGAGCTGGGCTACGCCGGCATCGTGTGCGCCGACTGGTGGGCGCCGAGCCGCATGCCGTGGGGAGTGGAGCACCTGAGCTACGAGGATCGCCTGGTGCAGGCGATCGACGCAGGCGTGGACCAGTTCGGAGGAGAGTGGCGGGCCGACGTACTGCTCGGCCTCGTCGAGTCCGGGCGGATCTCCGAGCGCAGGGTCGACGTCTCCGTCACCCGGGTGCTGGAGCTCATGTTCCGGCTCGGCGTGTTCGACGAGCCGTTCGTCGATGCGGATGCCGCGGATGCCGCCGTCGGCCGTGCACCGGCGCGCGAGGCCGGCCGGCGTGCACAGGCCGCGGCGCATGTGCTGCTCGAGCACGCGGCCTCCGGACCGGCTCGCCTGCCGCTCGGACGGGGACTGCGTCTGTATGTCGAAGGGATGGATCCGCACGCCGTCGACGAATTCGCCGAGGTCGTCGACGACGCGACGCAGGCGGACGTGGCGGTCGTGCGTCTCGTCGCGCCCTGGGAGGACTTCGGCGATCCGGGCGACCTCAGGTCGTGGTTCCACTCCGGCTCGCTCGACTTCTCGGAGCAGGCCATCGCGCACCTGCGGGCGATCGCGGCGCACGTGCCCGTCGTGGTCGACGTGTACCTCGACCGTCCCGCGATCCTGGCGCCGATCGCGGAGATCGCGACGACGCTGCTCGTGAACTTCGGTGCGACGGATGGCGCGGTCGCCGATGTGCTCTTCGGCGCCGTGCGCCCCGAGGGGCGGCTTCCCGTCGAGGTGCCGCGGTCGATGGAGGCGGTGCGTGCGAGCCGCAGCGACGTGCCGTTCGACTCCGAAGCGCCGCGATACCCGTTCGGGTACGGGCTCGAGCTGGGCTGA
- a CDS encoding SDR family NAD(P)-dependent oxidoreductase — protein sequence MSERLQGKTAIVTGAASGIGKQVALRFLREGARVAFADRDAEAVTALVADLGEGARAAVMDISDEASVAQAMEALVADGWSPDVAVVNAGVQLFGHDAKAADLDLEVWRRTIDINLTGSFLTIKHVVRAMLATGGGSIILTGSPTGVRGEGADFTAYSASKAGMHGLGRTVAAAYARDGIRVNTVIPAYTETPLVSTLTGDDEARTAIVGRIPMGRAGSAEDVEGVMVYLASDDSAFATGAAFAVDGGMSTL from the coding sequence ATGAGTGAACGACTGCAGGGCAAGACGGCGATCGTGACGGGCGCCGCGTCGGGCATCGGCAAGCAGGTGGCGCTGCGCTTCCTGCGCGAGGGCGCGCGGGTCGCGTTCGCCGACCGCGACGCCGAGGCCGTGACGGCGCTCGTCGCCGACCTCGGCGAGGGCGCGCGGGCGGCGGTGATGGACATCTCCGACGAGGCATCCGTCGCCCAGGCGATGGAGGCGCTCGTCGCCGACGGGTGGAGCCCCGACGTGGCCGTCGTCAACGCCGGCGTGCAGCTGTTCGGGCACGACGCGAAGGCCGCCGACCTCGACCTCGAGGTGTGGCGACGCACGATCGACATCAACCTGACCGGCAGCTTCCTCACCATCAAGCACGTCGTGCGGGCGATGCTCGCGACGGGCGGCGGGTCGATCATCCTGACCGGCAGCCCCACCGGCGTGCGCGGCGAGGGCGCCGACTTCACCGCCTACAGCGCGTCGAAGGCCGGCATGCACGGGCTCGGGCGCACGGTCGCGGCGGCGTATGCCCGCGACGGCATCCGCGTGAACACCGTGATCCCGGCGTACACCGAGACACCGCTCGTCTCGACGCTCACGGGCGACGACGAGGCGCGCACCGCGATCGTCGGGCGCATCCCGATGGGTCGCGCGGGCAGCGCAGAGGACGTCGAGGGCGTCATGGTCTACCTCGCGAGCGACGACAGCGCGTTCGCCACCGGCGCGGCGTTCGCCGTCGACGGGGGGATGTCGACGCTGTGA
- a CDS encoding bifunctional nuclease family protein — protein MIRVHVLGVALDASGQHIVLLEPLEGEAGEGRVLPIWIGSQEATSIVIAVEGARAPRPLSHDLITTLFEALDARVERVEVTRLDEGTFYAELTIVTPTGTQVLDSRPSDAIALAVRADAQLLVAEEVLDEAGVPADMVDLARDEEKLDEFRKFLDTVDPEDFEG, from the coding sequence ATGATCCGGGTACACGTGCTCGGCGTCGCGCTCGACGCGTCGGGGCAGCACATCGTGCTGCTCGAACCGCTCGAGGGCGAGGCAGGGGAGGGCCGCGTGCTGCCGATCTGGATCGGGTCGCAGGAGGCCACGTCGATCGTCATCGCGGTCGAGGGCGCACGGGCGCCGCGGCCGCTCTCGCACGACCTCATCACGACGCTGTTCGAGGCGCTCGACGCGCGCGTGGAGCGGGTCGAGGTGACCCGGCTCGACGAGGGCACCTTCTACGCGGAGCTCACGATCGTGACGCCGACCGGCACCCAGGTGCTCGACTCGCGGCCGTCGGATGCCATCGCGCTCGCGGTGCGCGCCGACGCGCAGTTGCTCGTGGCCGAGGAGGTGCTCGACGAGGCCGGCGTGCCGGCCGACATGGTCGACCTCGCGCGCGACGAGGAGAAGCTCGACGAGTTCCGCAAATTCCTCGACACGGTCGACCCGGAGGACTTCGAGGGCTGA
- a CDS encoding ester cyclase, giving the protein MQRADVVRSLFDDGWNRGDFSPTAAWLGDYRVHVGGRTMELDVPATDALLARWRIGFPDLRFEVHRMVDSGDEIAVHLSLTGTHLGEWNGRPATGNRVSVPHAMFFRFDGDRLTDIWEVVDTGAMDAQLGA; this is encoded by the coding sequence ATGCAGCGCGCAGACGTGGTCCGTTCCCTGTTCGACGATGGCTGGAACCGCGGCGACTTCTCGCCCACGGCCGCGTGGCTGGGCGACTACCGCGTGCATGTCGGCGGTCGCACGATGGAGCTCGACGTGCCCGCCACCGACGCGCTGCTCGCGCGCTGGCGCATCGGGTTCCCCGACCTGCGCTTCGAGGTGCACCGCATGGTCGACTCCGGCGATGAGATCGCCGTGCACCTGTCGCTCACCGGCACGCACCTCGGCGAGTGGAACGGCCGCCCCGCCACGGGCAACCGGGTGTCGGTGCCGCACGCGATGTTCTTCCGCTTCGACGGCGACCGCCTCACCGACATCTGGGAGGTCGTCGACACGGGGGCGATGGACGCGCAGCTCGGCGCCTGA
- a CDS encoding ArsR/SmtB family transcription factor, whose translation MSTSASLTHTAALARFGHALGDPTRTRVLLALRDGPARPSDLADALDVSRQVMSNQLACLRGCGLVEAIPDGRRTWYRLADAHLAPALDELLRVVLHVEPDCCDGEACTC comes from the coding sequence ATGTCGACCTCGGCCAGCCTGACCCACACCGCGGCGCTCGCTCGTTTCGGGCACGCGCTCGGGGACCCGACCCGCACACGGGTGCTGCTGGCGCTGCGCGATGGGCCTGCGCGCCCGTCGGACTTGGCGGACGCCCTCGACGTGTCGCGGCAGGTGATGTCGAACCAGCTCGCGTGCCTGCGCGGGTGCGGCCTGGTCGAAGCGATCCCGGACGGCCGCCGCACCTGGTATCGGCTGGCGGACGCGCATCTGGCCCCCGCCCTGGACGAGCTCCTGCGCGTCGTCCTGCACGTCGAGCCCGACTGCTGCGACGGCGAGGCGTGCACGTGCTGA
- a CDS encoding cation transporter has product MTPGTAERWELLHRRIRLIVAITIGYNLLEAVIALLAGHAASSVALIGFGLDSVIEVLSAAAVAWQFTRREPERWERPTLRVIAIAFFALAAYVTVSAILTLVTGAAAEHSTIGIILTALSVLLMPVLSLAERRAGRELGSATAVADSKQTLICSYLSAAVLLGLALNSTLGWWWADPLAALVIAAFAIREGVEAWKGDACATSVGMILEDDHDHLDHHDD; this is encoded by the coding sequence CTGACCCCGGGCACGGCCGAGCGGTGGGAGCTGCTGCATCGTCGCATCCGACTGATCGTGGCCATCACGATCGGCTACAACCTGCTCGAAGCCGTCATCGCGCTGCTCGCCGGCCACGCCGCCTCATCGGTGGCGCTGATCGGGTTCGGGCTCGACTCGGTGATCGAGGTCCTCTCCGCCGCCGCGGTGGCCTGGCAGTTCACCCGCCGCGAACCCGAACGGTGGGAGCGGCCCACCCTGCGGGTGATCGCCATCGCGTTCTTCGCCCTCGCCGCGTACGTCACGGTCTCCGCGATCCTGACGCTCGTCACCGGAGCCGCCGCCGAGCACAGCACCATCGGCATCATCCTGACCGCGCTGAGCGTCCTCCTCATGCCGGTGCTCTCCCTCGCCGAGCGGCGCGCCGGCCGGGAACTCGGCTCGGCGACCGCCGTCGCCGACTCGAAGCAGACCCTGATCTGCTCCTACCTCTCCGCCGCCGTGCTCCTCGGCCTGGCCTTGAACAGCACGCTCGGCTGGTGGTGGGCCGACCCGCTCGCCGCCCTCGTCATCGCCGCGTTCGCGATTCGAGAAGGGGTCGAAGCCTGGAAGGGCGACGCCTGCGCCACCTCGGTCGGCATGATCCTCGAAGACGACCACGACCACCTCGACCACCACGACGACTGA